In one Lolium rigidum isolate FL_2022 chromosome 3, APGP_CSIRO_Lrig_0.1, whole genome shotgun sequence genomic region, the following are encoded:
- the LOC124702086 gene encoding exopolygalacturonase-like, with protein MNNQNTVVRDIVSVNSKFFHIVLLQNNNMKMINLRINAPENSPNTDGTHIELSSGVIIADTHISTCERLHLHRPGEVGNDNIDIARVHCGPGNGMSVGSLGRYVDEGDITHIHVKDMTFEGTMNGVRIKTWENSPTNTKSLAVHMLFDNMVMKDVQNPIIIDQKYCPYYNCEHKYVSGVTIRHQGHFIQEHQGHLVPAGGRATPMRRSVPGHGAVGHRPEVQGTGRHLKVQERQGQVHRPPVPKAMRLARSGGCTGADGSLT; from the coding sequence ATGAACAATCAGAACACGGTGGTGCGCGACATCGTGTCTGTGAACAGCAAGTTCTTCCACATCGTGCTGCTGCAGAACAACAACATGaagatgatcaacctccgcatcaACGCGCCAGAAAACAGCCCAAACACGGACGGCACCCACATCGAGCTTAGCAGCGGTGTGATCATCGCTGACACCCACATCAGCACCTGCGAACGATTGCATCTCCATCGGCCAGGGGAAGTGGGGAACGACAACATCGACATCGCACGCGTCCACTGCGGCCCGGGCAATGGCATGAGTGTCGGCAGCCTTGGACGCTACGTCGACGAGGGCGACATCACTCACATCCACGTCAAGGATATGACCTTCGAGGGCACAATGAACGGTGTCCGGATCAAGACATGGGAGAACTCACCCACCAACACCAAGAGCCTGGCTGTGCACATGCTGTTTGACAACATGGTGATGAAGGACGTGCAGAACCCCATCATCATCGACCAGAAGTACTGCCCTTACTACAACTGCGAGCACAAGTACGTCTCAGGGGTGACCATCAGGCATCAAGGACATTTCATTCAAGAACATCAAGGGCACCTCGTCCCTGCCGGTGGCCGTGCTACTCCGATGCGGCGTTCCGTGCCAGGGCATGGTGCTGTAGGACATCGACCTGAAGTACAAGGGACAGGGCGACACCTCAAAGTGCAAGAACGCCAAGGCCAAGTACACAGGCCACCAGTACCCAAAGCCATGCGCCTAGCCCGCTCTGGTGGATGCACGGGTGCTGATGGGAGCTTAACTTGA